Proteins encoded in a region of the Geobacillus genomosp. 3 genome:
- a CDS encoding 3-hydroxyacyl-CoA dehydrogenase family protein: protein MADTIAVIGAGVMGSGIAQTAAMAEKTVYLYDVSETALQNGLASAEKSLRRFVKAGELSEPEAASALGRIRPTIDLAEAVRGADVVIEAVPENLALKKDVFQRLDELAGPNAILATNTSELSVTALAAATRRPERVIGMHWFNPAPVMKLIEIVKGETTSDETVDAIRRLSAELGKETVVVKDRQGFVTTRAIAAHMIECIRMYEEGVASAEDIDKAVRLGLNYPMGPLELADMVGLDTLLFVSENMTEAYGGRFRAPQLLRKLVEAGHLGRKTGKGFYAYST, encoded by the coding sequence GTGGCAGACACTATTGCGGTCATCGGCGCCGGCGTGATGGGAAGCGGCATCGCGCAAACGGCGGCGATGGCGGAAAAAACGGTGTACTTATATGACGTGTCCGAAACGGCTTTGCAAAACGGGCTCGCTTCGGCGGAAAAAAGTTTGCGCCGCTTTGTCAAAGCCGGCGAGCTGTCCGAGCCGGAGGCAGCGTCGGCGCTTGGGCGCATCCGCCCGACCATCGATTTGGCTGAAGCGGTGCGCGGGGCGGACGTCGTCATTGAAGCCGTGCCGGAAAACTTGGCGCTGAAAAAAGACGTGTTTCAAAGACTTGATGAGCTGGCCGGGCCGAACGCCATTTTGGCGACCAACACATCGGAGTTGAGCGTCACGGCGCTCGCTGCCGCGACCAGGCGGCCGGAGAGAGTGATCGGCATGCATTGGTTCAATCCGGCCCCGGTGATGAAACTGATTGAGATTGTCAAAGGCGAGACGACCTCTGATGAAACGGTTGACGCCATCCGCCGCCTGTCCGCGGAGCTTGGCAAAGAAACGGTGGTGGTCAAGGATCGGCAAGGATTTGTGACGACAAGGGCGATCGCCGCTCATATGATCGAATGCATCCGCATGTACGAAGAAGGAGTGGCCTCAGCGGAAGACATCGATAAAGCGGTGCGCCTCGGGCTCAATTACCCGATGGGGCCGCTTGAACTCGCCGACATGGTTGGGCTCGATACGCTTTTGTTTGTGAGCGAAAATATGACGGAAGCGTACGGCGGCCGGTTCCGCGCACCGCAGCTTTTGCGCAAGCTCGTTGAGGCCGGTCATTTAGGCCGGAAGACGGGAAAAGGGTTTTATGCGTATTCAACATGA
- a CDS encoding thiolase family protein — translation MVREAVIVEAVRTPVGKRNGVFRDVHPVHLAAVVLDEVVRRAGIEKRMVEDIVMGCVTPITEQGYNIGRLAALEAGFPIEVPAVQINRMCGSGQQAIHFAAQEIRSGDMDAAIAAGVESMTKVPILSDGNERTIPPSLHEKYEFIHQGVSAERIAKKYGLTREELDAYAYESHQRALAALREGKFRAEIVPVKGLDRDGREILVADDEGPRADTSPEALAALKPVFQEDGVITAGNASQMSDGAAAVLLMEREAAQRFGLTPKARIVAQTVVGSDPTYMLDGVIPATRQVLKKAGLTIDDIDLIEINEAFAPVVLAWQKEIGAPLAKVNVNGGAIALGHPLGATGVKLMTSLVHELKRRGGRYGLLTICIGHGMATATIIERG, via the coding sequence ATGGTGCGTGAAGCGGTCATTGTGGAGGCGGTCAGAACGCCGGTCGGCAAGCGAAACGGCGTCTTCCGCGATGTTCATCCGGTGCATCTCGCCGCGGTCGTGCTCGATGAAGTCGTACGCCGGGCGGGCATTGAAAAGCGGATGGTCGAAGACATCGTCATGGGCTGCGTGACGCCGATCACCGAACAAGGATACAACATCGGCCGGCTCGCGGCGCTCGAGGCCGGATTCCCGATCGAAGTGCCGGCCGTGCAAATCAACCGGATGTGCGGCTCGGGCCAGCAGGCGATTCATTTCGCCGCCCAGGAAATCCGCTCCGGCGATATGGATGCCGCGATCGCCGCCGGAGTCGAAAGCATGACGAAAGTGCCCATTTTAAGCGATGGCAACGAACGGACGATTCCACCGTCGCTTCATGAAAAATATGAGTTCATCCACCAAGGCGTCTCGGCCGAGCGAATCGCCAAAAAATACGGCCTGACGCGCGAGGAGCTCGACGCCTACGCGTACGAAAGCCATCAGCGCGCCTTGGCGGCTTTGCGCGAAGGGAAGTTTCGCGCGGAAATCGTTCCGGTCAAAGGGCTGGACCGCGACGGCCGTGAGATTCTCGTCGCCGATGACGAAGGGCCGCGGGCCGATACGTCGCCAGAAGCGCTCGCCGCACTGAAACCGGTTTTCCAAGAAGATGGCGTCATCACTGCCGGCAATGCGAGCCAAATGAGCGACGGGGCGGCAGCCGTGCTGTTGATGGAACGGGAGGCGGCGCAACGGTTCGGACTCACGCCGAAAGCGCGCATCGTCGCGCAAACGGTCGTCGGTTCCGACCCGACGTATATGCTCGATGGCGTCATTCCGGCGACACGGCAAGTGTTGAAAAAAGCGGGCCTCACGATCGACGACATCGACCTCATTGAAATCAATGAAGCGTTTGCCCCGGTCGTGCTCGCCTGGCAAAAGGAAATCGGCGCTCCGCTTGCGAAAGTGAATGTCAACGGCGGCGCCATTGCGCTTGGCCATCCGCTCGGCGCAACAGGCGTCAAGCTGATGACATCGCTCGTCCATGAACTGAAGCGGCGCGGCGGCCGCTACGGGCTGCTCACGATTTGCATCGGCCACGGCATGGCGACAGCCACGATCATTGAGCGGGGATAA
- a CDS encoding Uma2 family endonuclease, whose amino-acid sequence MQKERPFYTYQDIERWEGNWELIEGVPYLLASPSFEHQYVVGQLHLALASYFQARGCHVILGPFDVQLDPEEPERMAKTVVQPDLSVVCRVEQMRNRRMKGAPDLVVEVLSPSTALRDRNQKYYLYEKYGVHEYWIVDPINRTIEVFSWQDGRFQQRAVFGPSDELVSFWQPDLTVSLAPVFPPEESNV is encoded by the coding sequence GTGCAAAAAGAAAGACCTTTTTACACATATCAGGACATTGAACGTTGGGAAGGAAATTGGGAACTGATCGAAGGGGTTCCGTATTTATTGGCCTCTCCATCGTTTGAGCATCAGTATGTGGTCGGGCAACTGCACCTTGCGTTGGCTTCGTATTTTCAGGCACGTGGCTGTCATGTCATTCTTGGTCCGTTTGATGTTCAGCTTGATCCTGAGGAGCCGGAACGGATGGCAAAAACGGTTGTTCAGCCAGATTTATCAGTTGTTTGCCGGGTTGAGCAAATGAGGAATCGGCGAATGAAAGGGGCTCCCGATCTTGTTGTGGAAGTGCTGTCGCCAAGCACCGCCCTGCGTGATCGAAATCAGAAATATTATTTATATGAGAAATATGGCGTGCATGAGTATTGGATTGTAGATCCCATCAATCGGACGATCGAAGTGTTCAGTTGGCAAGATGGGAGATTTCAACAGCGGGCGGTTTTCGGACCAAGCGATGAGCTTGTTTCGTTTTGGCAGCCTGATTTGACGGTTTCGCTCGCCCCTGTGTTTCCTCCTGAAGAAAGCAACGTCTAG
- a CDS encoding DMT family transporter — MKQPVLASLYLSLAAGIWGGMYVVSKYVLDYIPPLTLVWLRYAIALIVLAAIAAAKRERPPKNGRDWGMVIAIGMVGYVVSISLQFVGTKWSNAHTASLITASTPAFVVLFARWLLGEALTWRKISALLLAASGVIVIVGFGGGGESTFAGNMALVGAAVTWALLSVLVKMASVRLSVFSITTYAILAAFIGMTPMMAAERPGLAINQWNAPVVLGVLYLGVVSTAGAFFLWNKGMEMMDAGIGSLFFFFQPLVGSLFGWLFLHEQLTASFWLGGALIVTGVAVAVRSGPSA; from the coding sequence ATGAAACAGCCTGTTCTCGCTTCCTTGTATTTATCCCTTGCCGCTGGCATTTGGGGCGGGATGTATGTCGTGAGCAAATACGTGTTGGACTACATTCCGCCGTTGACGCTCGTCTGGCTTCGTTATGCCATTGCCTTGATCGTGCTTGCCGCCATTGCGGCGGCAAAACGCGAGCGCCCGCCGAAAAACGGGCGCGACTGGGGGATGGTCATTGCGATTGGCATGGTCGGCTATGTCGTCTCCATTTCTTTGCAATTTGTCGGCACGAAATGGTCGAACGCCCATACCGCTTCACTCATCACCGCCTCGACGCCGGCGTTTGTCGTTTTGTTTGCCCGTTGGCTGCTTGGCGAAGCGCTCACATGGCGGAAAATCAGCGCGCTGTTATTGGCGGCATCCGGCGTCATCGTCATCGTCGGCTTCGGAGGCGGCGGGGAGTCGACGTTCGCCGGAAATATGGCGCTAGTCGGTGCAGCGGTCACTTGGGCGCTATTGTCGGTGCTTGTGAAAATGGCGTCAGTCCGATTGTCTGTATTTTCCATCACCACCTACGCCATCTTGGCCGCATTTATTGGCATGACGCCGATGATGGCCGCTGAAAGGCCGGGCTTGGCTATAAACCAATGGAACGCGCCTGTCGTGCTCGGCGTGTTATACCTCGGTGTGGTGTCGACCGCCGGCGCCTTTTTTCTTTGGAATAAAGGAATGGAGATGATGGACGCTGGCATCGGCTCGCTCTTTTTCTTTTTCCAGCCGCTCGTTGGCTCGCTTTTTGGCTGGCTGTTTTTGCATGAGCAGCTCACCGCCTCGTTTTGGCTCGGCGGCGCGCTCATTGTTACCGGTGTGGCGGTGGCGGTGCGAAGCGGGCCAAGCGCGTGA
- a CDS encoding trimeric intracellular cation channel family protein, with protein MTWEVLSIIGTIAFAISGAIIAMEEEYDLLGVYILGIVTAFGGGAVRNLLIGLPVSALWQQGELFLVALISMTVVYLFPRQMLPPWKRWGNFFDALGLSAFAIQGALHAVKMGHPLSAVIVAAVLTGSGGGIIRDVLAGRKPLVLHAEIYAAWAILAGLAIGLRWANSPMELYILFIAVAALRILSYTYGWKLPRRAVGEKVGGR; from the coding sequence ATGACATGGGAAGTGTTAAGCATCATCGGCACGATCGCGTTCGCCATCAGCGGGGCGATCATCGCCATGGAAGAGGAGTACGATTTGCTCGGGGTATATATTTTGGGGATCGTTACCGCCTTTGGCGGAGGGGCGGTGCGCAATTTGCTGATCGGGTTGCCCGTGTCAGCTTTATGGCAACAGGGGGAGCTCTTTCTTGTCGCCTTAATCTCGATGACAGTCGTCTATTTGTTCCCACGGCAAATGTTGCCGCCATGGAAACGGTGGGGCAACTTTTTTGACGCCCTCGGTTTGTCGGCGTTTGCCATCCAAGGAGCGCTGCACGCGGTGAAAATGGGGCATCCGCTAAGCGCCGTCATCGTCGCCGCCGTGTTGACCGGCAGCGGCGGCGGCATCATCCGCGATGTGCTCGCCGGGCGGAAGCCGCTCGTGTTGCATGCGGAAATTTACGCCGCCTGGGCGATTCTCGCCGGTCTTGCCATCGGGTTGAGATGGGCGAATTCTCCTATGGAACTGTATATACTGTTTATCGCTGTCGCCGCTTTGCGCATTTTATCCTACACATACGGCTGGAAACTGCCGCGCCGGGCGGTCGGGGAAAAAGTGGGCGGACGGTGA
- the hflX gene encoding GTPase HflX, which produces MGREQAIIVGCQLAGVDHERFCYSMEELASLVATANGEVAAELTQKRETPHPATYIGKGKTEELAALVKELDPDLVVFNSELSPSQARNLTNMLGEVKVIDRTQLILDIFAQRARSKEGKLQVELAQLEYMLPRLSGQGEMLSRLGGGIGTRGPGETKLETDRRHIRRRIDDIKEELRRIAGHRGRYRERRQKNRAFQIALVGYTNAGKSTIFNRLTAADSFEENLLFATLDPLTRKCVLPCGYTVLVTDTVGFIQDLPTTLVAAFRSTLEEVKEADLLLHVVDSSHPDYAEHERTVSRLMAELGASSIPAATVYNKSDRQAPEFLPTATDAIVMSALSAADVDRLRLFIEEAVKQQMSRYDVSIPSGEGKLLARLKTDTILHEWHYNEHEGTYDCQGYVLPTHPLYGELQSFQR; this is translated from the coding sequence ATGGGCCGTGAACAAGCCATTATCGTCGGCTGCCAACTCGCCGGTGTTGATCATGAACGGTTTTGCTACTCAATGGAAGAGCTCGCTTCGCTCGTGGCGACGGCGAACGGTGAAGTGGCTGCCGAACTGACGCAAAAGCGTGAAACGCCGCATCCGGCGACGTATATCGGCAAAGGGAAAACGGAGGAGCTCGCCGCGCTTGTGAAGGAACTCGATCCTGATCTTGTCGTTTTTAACAGCGAGCTTTCTCCAAGCCAGGCGCGCAATTTGACGAACATGCTTGGCGAGGTCAAGGTCATTGATCGGACGCAGCTCATTTTAGACATTTTTGCCCAACGCGCTCGCTCGAAAGAAGGAAAGCTGCAAGTTGAGCTCGCCCAGCTCGAGTATATGCTGCCGCGCCTTAGCGGCCAAGGAGAGATGCTCTCGCGTCTTGGCGGCGGCATCGGCACGCGCGGACCGGGAGAGACGAAGTTGGAGACTGACCGCCGCCATATTCGCCGCCGCATTGACGACATTAAAGAGGAACTGCGGCGCATCGCCGGGCATCGCGGGCGGTATCGCGAGCGCCGGCAAAAAAACCGCGCCTTTCAAATCGCGCTCGTCGGCTATACGAACGCCGGCAAGTCAACGATCTTCAACCGGTTGACCGCCGCCGATTCGTTCGAGGAAAATTTGCTGTTCGCCACGCTTGATCCGCTGACGCGCAAGTGCGTCTTGCCATGCGGCTACACGGTGCTTGTCACCGATACGGTCGGGTTCATTCAAGATTTGCCGACGACGCTCGTTGCTGCGTTTCGCTCGACGCTTGAAGAAGTGAAGGAAGCGGACTTGCTGCTTCATGTCGTCGATTCGTCGCACCCGGATTACGCCGAACATGAGCGCACCGTATCGCGGCTCATGGCGGAACTAGGGGCCTCTTCTATTCCGGCCGCCACCGTTTACAATAAAAGCGATCGGCAAGCGCCGGAATTTCTCCCGACGGCAACCGATGCAATTGTGATGAGCGCGCTCTCGGCTGCCGATGTCGACCGGCTCCGCCTCTTTATCGAAGAGGCGGTGAAACAGCAAATGAGTCGTTATGACGTGTCGATTCCAAGCGGAGAAGGAAAACTGCTCGCCCGTCTCAAAACGGACACGATTTTGCATGAATGGCATTATAATGAACACGAGGGCACGTACGACTGTCAAGGATACGTGCTGCCGACACACCCGTTATATGGGGAGCTGCAATCATTTCAACGGTAA
- a CDS encoding aminotransferase class I/II-fold pyridoxal phosphate-dependent enzyme, whose translation MFWTQWRQGEKIAALIEEVETQIAPIHRAIDELIDVNQYRVLDSFRRHQVSDGHFIPSTGYGYDDIGRNALDSIYADVFGAEAGLVRPQIISGTHAIAIALFGVLRPGDELLYITGAPYDTLEEIVGVRGGGVGSLKEFGIRYRSVPLMEDGSVDFQAVREAIHERTKMIGIQRSRGYATRPSFTVDEIAEMTAFVKAIKPDVVVFVDNCYGEFVEEKEPCHVGADLMAGSLIKNPGGGLAKTGGYIVGKQPYVEACACRMTSPGIGAEVGPSLYTLPEMYQGFFLAPHIVGQALKGAVFTAAMLERIGLSTSPSWKEKRTDLVQSVRFDDPKQMVAFCQAIQAASPVNAHFTPHPSEMPGYEDKVIMAAGTFVQGASIELTADGPLRPPYVAYVQGGLTYSHVKIAICSAVHRLLEQQLICL comes from the coding sequence ATGTTTTGGACACAGTGGAGACAAGGAGAAAAAATCGCTGCTCTCATCGAGGAAGTGGAAACACAAATTGCACCGATCCACCGCGCTATCGATGAGCTCATCGATGTGAACCAATATCGCGTGCTCGACAGTTTTCGCCGCCATCAGGTGAGCGACGGGCACTTCATCCCGTCAACCGGCTACGGCTACGACGATATCGGCCGCAATGCGCTCGATAGCATTTACGCCGATGTGTTTGGAGCGGAAGCGGGGCTTGTCCGTCCGCAAATCATTTCCGGCACGCACGCGATTGCGATCGCCCTGTTTGGCGTCTTGCGGCCGGGCGATGAATTGCTTTACATCACCGGCGCTCCGTACGATACGCTTGAGGAAATCGTCGGCGTCCGCGGCGGCGGCGTCGGTTCGCTAAAAGAGTTCGGCATCCGTTATCGGAGCGTGCCGCTGATGGAAGACGGTTCCGTCGACTTTCAGGCTGTTCGCGAAGCGATCCACGAGCGGACGAAAATGATCGGCATTCAGCGTTCGCGCGGGTATGCGACACGCCCGTCGTTTACGGTCGATGAAATCGCGGAGATGACCGCCTTTGTTAAAGCGATCAAGCCGGATGTCGTGGTGTTTGTCGACAACTGTTACGGCGAGTTTGTGGAGGAAAAAGAGCCGTGCCATGTCGGCGCCGACTTGATGGCCGGCTCGCTGATCAAAAACCCGGGCGGAGGCTTGGCGAAAACGGGAGGCTATATCGTTGGCAAGCAGCCATACGTCGAAGCGTGCGCCTGCCGGATGACCTCACCGGGCATCGGGGCGGAAGTCGGCCCGTCGCTTTATACGTTGCCGGAGATGTACCAAGGGTTTTTCCTCGCCCCGCACATTGTCGGCCAAGCGCTCAAAGGGGCGGTGTTTACGGCAGCGATGCTCGAGCGCATCGGACTTTCGACATCGCCATCGTGGAAGGAGAAGCGCACGGACCTCGTGCAATCGGTTCGCTTTGACGACCCGAAGCAAATGGTTGCCTTTTGCCAAGCCATCCAAGCCGCTTCTCCGGTCAACGCCCATTTTACCCCGCACCCAAGCGAGATGCCCGGCTATGAAGACAAAGTCATCATGGCGGCCGGCACGTTCGTGCAGGGCGCGAGCATCGAGCTGACGGCAGACGGGCCGCTGCGGCCGCCGTATGTTGCGTACGTGCAAGGCGGATTGACGTATTCACACGTGAAAATCGCCATTTGCTCAGCCGTTCACCGCCTGCTTGAGCAACAGCTCATTTGTTTGTAA
- a CDS encoding MerR family transcriptional regulator: MSSHIRRSMPLFPIGTVMQLTDLSARQIRYYEEHGLVTPARTEGNRRLFSLNDIDRLLEIKDLIDQGVNLAGIKQIFAARQEGRREQPEKVEKVGRPKLSDEELREMLRTELLQAGRFQRASLRQGDLARFFH; this comes from the coding sequence ATGAGTAGCCATATTCGTCGTTCCATGCCATTGTTTCCGATTGGGACTGTGATGCAGCTAACGGACTTATCAGCCCGTCAAATCCGCTATTACGAAGAGCACGGCCTCGTCACGCCAGCGCGCACGGAAGGAAACCGGCGGCTGTTTTCGCTCAATGATATCGACCGTTTGCTCGAAATTAAAGATTTGATTGACCAAGGCGTTAACTTGGCCGGCATCAAGCAAATTTTTGCCGCACGGCAAGAAGGGCGCCGCGAGCAGCCGGAAAAAGTTGAAAAAGTAGGGAGACCGAAGCTGTCAGACGAGGAGCTGCGCGAAATGTTGCGGACGGAGCTGCTGCAGGCCGGGCGATTCCAGCGCGCATCGCTTCGCCAAGGAGATCTCGCTCGCTTCTTTCACTAA